From a single Piliocolobus tephrosceles isolate RC106 chromosome 21, ASM277652v3, whole genome shotgun sequence genomic region:
- the FBXL12 gene encoding F-box/LRR-repeat protein 12 isoform X2, with protein sequence MRPKVMWHLLRRYMASRLHSLRMGGYLFSGSQAPQLSPALLRALGQKCPNLKRLCLHVADLSMVPITSLPSTLRTLELHSCEISMAWLHKQQDPTVLPLLECIVLDRVPAFRDEHLQGLTRFRALRSLVLGGTYRVTETGLDAGLQELSYLQRLEVLGCTLSADSTLLAISRHLRDVRKIRLTVRGLSAPGLAVLEGMPALESLCLQGPLVTPEMPSPTEILSSCLTMPKLRVLELQGLGWEGQEAEKILCKGLPHCMVIVRACPKESMDWWM encoded by the coding sequence ATGCGACCTAAAGTCATGTGGCACCTCCTTCGAAGGTACATGGCATCCCGGCTCCATTCCCTGAGGATGGGTGGCTACCTGTTCTCTGGCTCCCAGGCCCCCCAGTTGTCCCCTGCTCTGTTGAGAGCCCTGGGCCAGAAATGCCCCAACCTGAAGCGCCTCTGCCTACACGTGGCCGACCTGAGCATGGTGCCCATCACCAGCCTGCCCAGCACCCTGAGGACCCTGGAGCTGCACAGCTGCGAGATCTCTATGGCTTGGCTCCACAAGCAGCAGGACCCCACCGTGCTGCCCCTGCTCGAATGCATCGTGCTGGACCGTGTCCCCGCCTTCCGCGACGAGCACCTGCAGGGCCTGACGCGCTTCCGGGCCTTGCGCTCGCTGGTGCTGGGTGGCACCTACCGTGTGACTGAGACAGGGCTGGATGCTGGCCTGCAGGAGCTCAGCTATCTGCAGAGGCTCGAGGTGCTGGGCTGCACCCTGTCTGCTGACAGCACCCTGCTGGCTATCAGCCGCCACCTCCGAGATGTGCGCAAGATCCGGCTGACCGTGAGAGGCCTCTCTGCCCCTGGCCTGGCTGTCCTGGAGGGAATGCCAGCCCTGGAGAGTCTGTGCCTGCAGGGTCCCCTCGTCACCCCGGAAATGCCCTCCCCCACTGAAatcctctcctcctgcctcactaTGCCCAAGCTCAGAGTCCTTGAGctgcaggggctgggctgggagggtCAGGAGGCAGAGAAGATCCTGTGTAAGGGGCTGCCCCACTGTATGGTCATCGTCAGGGCCTGCCCCAAAGAGTCTATGGACTGGTGGATGTAA